One window of the Natrinema sp. CBA1119 genome contains the following:
- a CDS encoding histidine kinase N-terminal 7TM domain-containing protein, with the protein MAWQYTSQLLPFIGILFSAMIISAALALYTVVERTDALDEPSVRAFVSLNVGCSLWSGAYALQLLSLDIPTKRVWLGVAFVGAVLVSLSCFFFAVAYSGNEEWLSRRTLLVLAIEPAVAFVLYVTQYRHLYEQPLETAVAGDLVVLDRTFGPMAIIHVLFLYGLLVVGAGFLLKTVYESQHVYREQAVAVLFAILVPLVANIVWFLGLGPIGDLDLTPIAFTVSGLAFAVAIYRHHLLDIAPVARTAVVEDMRDGFLVIDETNRIRDGNAAARRSLSSDGAIPLVGRDVIDVFPEIAHIVGNEASTGQTEIVVDADDGRQFFDVQVQRLSNADGIRLLLLRDVTQQHAVEQRYQSFIENASDLITMVDDRGIIRYQSPSSRSVLGFEPSTLMGQSAFEFVHPDDRERIVEQFQTGTDASIAVDRAEYRLRTADGEWRDVETVGSNLLDDPFVDGIVLNTRDITERKKREREIRRANEQLEQFASVVSHDLRNPLNVAQGYLEVARESVDCASHDEIATAHERMETIIEEVLVLARAGQSIGDTERLHLEHLADRAWVNVDTAEATLSVAGDREIVADGDRVLHLFENLFRNAVEHGSTNPASHTQQDAVEHGGNTVTVRVGTTPDGFFVEDDGPGIPLDERESVLEYGHTTSSSGSGFGLAIVSKIADGHGWAIQITESADGGARFEFDTDGAPWSDTTDRELVDEELGGQ; encoded by the coding sequence ATGGCCTGGCAGTACACTTCGCAACTCCTCCCGTTTATCGGGATTCTCTTTTCGGCGATGATCATTTCGGCCGCACTAGCTCTCTATACCGTCGTCGAACGGACGGATGCGCTGGACGAGCCGAGCGTCCGTGCGTTCGTCAGCCTGAACGTCGGGTGTTCGCTCTGGTCGGGCGCGTACGCGTTGCAGTTGTTGAGCCTCGACATCCCGACGAAACGCGTCTGGTTGGGCGTCGCCTTCGTCGGTGCCGTGCTGGTCTCGCTCTCCTGTTTCTTCTTTGCCGTCGCGTACTCGGGCAACGAGGAGTGGCTCTCCCGGCGGACGCTTCTCGTTCTCGCGATCGAACCCGCCGTCGCGTTCGTCCTGTACGTAACCCAGTACCGGCACCTGTACGAGCAACCGCTCGAGACCGCCGTCGCCGGCGACCTCGTCGTCCTGGATCGAACGTTCGGACCGATGGCGATCATTCACGTCCTGTTCCTGTACGGCCTCCTCGTCGTCGGCGCCGGATTCCTGCTCAAGACGGTGTACGAATCGCAACACGTCTACCGGGAGCAGGCCGTTGCGGTGCTGTTTGCCATTCTCGTTCCGCTGGTCGCCAATATCGTGTGGTTCCTCGGTCTGGGACCGATCGGTGACCTCGATCTGACGCCCATCGCGTTCACCGTCTCCGGGCTCGCGTTCGCCGTCGCGATCTATCGCCATCACCTGCTGGATATCGCCCCCGTCGCCCGCACCGCCGTCGTCGAGGATATGCGCGACGGCTTCCTCGTGATCGACGAAACCAATCGCATTCGAGACGGCAACGCGGCGGCTCGGCGCTCCCTCTCGAGCGACGGGGCCATCCCCCTCGTCGGCCGGGATGTGATCGACGTCTTTCCCGAGATCGCTCATATCGTCGGTAACGAGGCGTCGACAGGTCAGACCGAGATCGTTGTCGACGCCGACGACGGCCGCCAGTTCTTCGACGTGCAGGTGCAACGTCTCTCGAACGCCGACGGGATTCGCTTGCTTCTTCTGCGAGACGTTACCCAGCAACACGCCGTCGAACAGCGATATCAGTCCTTCATCGAAAACGCGTCCGATCTCATCACGATGGTCGACGACCGCGGGATAATCCGCTACCAGAGTCCCTCGAGTCGGAGCGTTCTGGGATTCGAGCCGTCAACACTGATGGGACAGTCGGCGTTCGAGTTCGTCCATCCCGACGACCGAGAGCGGATCGTCGAGCAGTTTCAGACCGGGACCGATGCATCGATAGCTGTCGATCGAGCGGAGTATCGGCTTCGGACCGCCGACGGCGAGTGGCGAGACGTCGAGACGGTCGGCAGTAACCTGCTCGACGACCCGTTCGTCGACGGTATCGTCTTGAACACTCGCGACATCACCGAACGCAAGAAACGCGAACGCGAGATCCGCCGAGCCAACGAGCAACTGGAGCAGTTCGCGAGCGTCGTCAGCCACGACCTTCGCAATCCACTGAATGTCGCGCAGGGGTATCTCGAGGTCGCCAGAGAGTCCGTCGATTGCGCGTCACACGACGAGATCGCGACCGCCCACGAGCGCATGGAGACTATCATCGAAGAGGTGTTGGTGCTGGCCCGTGCTGGACAATCGATCGGTGACACCGAGCGGCTCCACCTCGAGCACCTCGCCGACCGCGCATGGGTGAACGTCGATACGGCTGAGGCGACACTTTCGGTCGCTGGCGATCGGGAGATCGTCGCCGACGGCGACCGGGTGCTCCACCTGTTCGAAAACCTGTTCCGAAATGCTGTGGAACATGGTTCCACGAACCCTGCGTCGCACACTCAGCAGGATGCCGTGGAACACGGGGGAAACACCGTCACCGTCCGGGTCGGCACGACTCCCGACGGATTTTTCGTCGAAGACGACGGGCCGGGGATCCCCCTCGACGAGCGAGAGTCCGTCCTCGAGTACGGCCACACCACGTCCTCGTCGGGATCCGGCTTCGGTCTCGCGATCGTTTCGAAGATCGCCGACGGCCACGGCTGGGCGATTCAAATCACCGAGAGCGCCGACGGCGGTGCTCGGTTCGAGTTCGACACCGACGGCGCGCCCTGGTCGGACACGACGGATCGAGAACTGGTCGACGAGGAACTCGGTGGCCAGTGA